TCTATACACCTCCATTCTAACGCGTTCGAACTTCTTTTACAGTGGTTTTTCAACTACACGAAACATTTTCGAAACCAAAGAGGGTGCTGAAGGAGCCACCATTCGAGATTAAAGAGTCCGGTTATGCTGGCTTCGAAATTCCCATTCATATCTACCTGAAAAACAAAGATGAGGGAACCAAAAGGATCGAGATTCTGTATGATCTTACATTGCAAACCAATGGCCCTGCCATTGCAAACTCAGTGATGCACACTGAGATCATTAACAACCCCTCCGATGAATTTAGGAGGAAATTGTTGAAGGGTGGTGGCGTAAGTATTCTCTGAATCTATGCTAGTCGAAATAGAAATCCTATAACCTGAATTTTTACACCGTTtttaacccttaacactcgaATGGTAACTGCGAGGCGCCACTGAAAATTGCTGCGTCGTTATTCAAGATATTGttaagattattaaatataccgGTATctctaatcaattgctaaacatttcggTACTGAAACGTCGGCTAGGTTggaagagatgtttaattttcgagttgtaAAGTAGttccaagtgcaaagggttaacatggTAAAACAAAATCTGTACAATTGGAGAATTTTAGCTTCTTAGCTTTTAGAAATGTTTCTGCGACTCAAGAATTTCCTAGCTTTTCCTTCGACGATCGATTTATCGAGGCTCTTTCGTAGTATTCCTCTGTCCGCCGGTTTCGGCGAAATTTTGTACGAAAAATGGTTTTCCCGGCAGGTGGTAGTATCGAATTCCGAGAGTTCAGCCGAGAAAAGTGACACCAAGACTCCAACTATGGTTGGCAAGCCAAAGTTGAGCGGGAGCGAGACGAAAAAGCACAAGACAGTGGAGTCGAAGACATCAAACTCGTTTGCTGAATTGTTCGGCACACCGTTGAAGCCGACGAAGGTGTCGCAGGAGACGAAGAAGCCAGCACAGCCGGAGAAATCGTCAGCTCCGAAGCCGGTGGTCACCGCGGAGAAGTCCGAGAAAGTGGACAAGACCCCGAAGTTGAAGGACTCGCCGCACAAGGACagtaaaaaggagaagatcgaTGAGAAGAAGGATAAGAAGTTGAAGGACCAGTCGAAGACGAAGAACCGTAGCAAAGAGAAATCGAAGAGGCCTTCTAGTCCGCCTGCGAAGAGTCATTCGAGCCCGTCACACAAACGTCCCCCATCCCCAGTCTCCTTGAAGAGACCTGCTAGCCCTTCGGCGTTGCCACCAGTGAAGCGACCGGCGTCGCCAAAATCGAAGGAGAAAGAGCTGAAGAAGCCCGCttcggagaaagagaaagagaagaacaaGGAGAAAGAGAAGACAAAGGACAGCTCGAAGAGCGTCGCAGACTCCTCGAAGAgcgaaaagaagaaagacaagAAGAAGCACAAAGAGGACCGGGACAAGGAACGCAAAGACAAGTACAAAGAGGGCGAGCGATCAGCATCGAAGGAGTCGCTGAAGGTCAGCGAGAAGAAGCCGGAGAAACCTGAGAAGCCggagaaaactgagaaagagaaGAGTCAAGAGTACAAATCGACGAAGGACGGTCGGAAGTCTCCGAAACCTCCGAAAGAGCCGGAGAAGCCGAAAGAGGAGAAGCTGCCGAAGGTAGAGAAACCGGAGAAAACTGAAAAGTCTGAGAAGCCGAAGGATGGGAAGAGCGAGAAGGATAGGCAGAAGCACAAGCACAGGAAGAGGGACAAGAAGGACAAGCGGGACAGTAGCAAGGAGAGGGACAAGAAGGAGAAACGAGAGAGGATAAAGACGTCGTCGGAGAAGCAGAACCACGTGCCCAATGCTCCCGCAGCTAATCCTTTGATGGCTCTTCTGTCAGAGATGCCGGAGAGGGACAGCAGCGATTCGGCGCCTTCGGTCGACGATGACTCTTTCTCGGAGACGAAGCCGGTGATCAAGAAGGAGCCGGAGAACATGACGGTGTCGGAGCCAACGGAGATGCCGAAGCCCATGTCTCCGGCGATGCCAACGGAGATTAAGAAGGAGAAGGTGGACAGGAGCAAGCGGGACAAGCCGAAGGGCAAGGCTGAGGAGAAGGAGATCCGGAAGCGGAAACGACGGAGCGAGAGCAAGGGCGACGACGAGCACGTGGTGAAGCGGGAGAAAGATCATCGGGGACATTCGTCGTCGCCGCCGCTGGAGCCGGTTTCCTCGAGTCAGTCGCCAGTGGCGGTCGACCAGGATCAGGTGCACATCGCCAAGGAGAAAGAGGACAGAGCCGCAGCTGAACAGGCTGCCGAGAAGAACGTCGAAGCCGAAGCCGAGCAAGTAGCACCTGATTCGACGAACAGTACCCTGGTCGACTCGGAGATTGGCGAGCCACCTGTCTTCTCCGAAGACTATGTCTCCCAGTTGAAGGACCTACAGCAGAAGATCATGACCCTGCAGGACAACCAGGAGCTGCAGAGAGTCGTCCAAGTGATCGCGGAGACCGGTCAGTACGAGATCACGAAGAAGACGTTCGACTTCGACCTGTGCGCCCTGGATCGTAGAACGGTGCAACGTCTACAACAGTTCTTCGCGTCGTGACCGTCTGTAGCAtaaacaaacacacacacactctcacACGCATGACATCTCtctctttcattttacatattattgttctacatatgtataagtCACTAAGTTATTTGAGCTTACGAGAGATTCTTTCAATGGAATATAACGAAGAAGGAAAATAGTAATATATAAGAGACCCCAGGAGAACGTTAGTAAAACAAACGTTGGGACACCTTTTCTCTGAGGAGAGAGGGGAatggagagaagagagagagagagagagagagagagagagagagagagagagagagagagagagagagagagagagagagagagagagagagagagagagagagagagagagagagagagagagagagagagagagagagagagagagagagagagagagagagagagagagagagagagagagagagagagagaggggcaaGAGACGAcgggtttttcttttttttttcgatcTGGGCGCGTGCTCCCGAGTGTTCGTGTTCCTTTCGTTTCTGTCATCTTCGTgtctgttcttcttcttctttttgtttCTTCTTCTGATTTTGTTTTCTGGCTATAATCTTGTCCTCTTTCTGACATTCGTCGAAACGCGGTCGCGGTCGCATAATTACGCGGACGGATAAAGGAAAAATTTTCGTCGACGATAAATAGGTGTTTTCAAGTCGGTTTCTTCGAAACTCCGGCTCCCTCGGTCCCGTCAACACGGGGTCAAGCCTATTTTGTTACACAATTTTTACACGTTTCCAGCACTTGTTActttttatgttattttgtacataGGTGATATTATACGTAATAATATCTGTATAAAGCACAGATCGGGAATTGTACATTTGCAATCGTCGTGTAACATAGGGACAATTTTTACCGTTTTTTCCTCTGGGGAGCATTCTCGGAATGTGTCTACAGTGCATTTACCCACTGTTATGTAGACGCGAAAAAACGAAAACAAAGAAAAAGGAACGTATGATTTTTCTTGTACATTCTAACCATTAAACAGACGAACGatgaacaaacaaaaaaaaaatggaaaaaacacAGAAAAATACGACGATGAGATAAAAAAAGGTAACAAAAACAGAAAATGGGAAAGGAAAAGAGTtactctctctcgcgcgcgcgttttttttttctttaaacagAGATTACGGAACATGATGTGTAATCGGGATCGTTCGCGAGCAAAATTTCCGCGCGTCGCCATTGCCTTTGTAACATATAGATATATTCTTGATATCTCGCGAGGAATTTATCGTAAACGCTAGGGTTCATCCTCTTGAATCGAGAACACCTtgtatttattgatattttcataCGCGTCGTACTTTAAACGTAACGATCGACCGGCACACGTCGGTCGTTCGACGACTTTTGTATTTCTTTCTCTTCGGACGGgaatcaaaaaaaaaaaaaaaagaaaaagaacgacGTTTAATTTCGGTCTTGAGACTAATTAGCGTGTGGCGTATACGCGAGTCCGACGCGTGTAGCGTCTCTAATTTACCAATTGTACAGAGTATTCGCTGTAAGTATTAAGCTGGACGATATATAAGTTGCAATTAGGGGTGTAAGCTGACGCGCGAGCCGATGAGAACGATGCGTTCACGTTCCTTTCCGAGTCGCAACAGCCGTGCGCACAGTGGAACGAGTGAGAGAAACAAACTGAATAGAAGAAGCGCGCCGCGATCGTCTCTATTTTtgagatcgcataaatcgtgtttCGCGTTCCAAGtgctgcgcgcgcgcgcgcgttcgacGACGGCGGAGAATTTTCTTGAGATTCGCAGGGAGATTCGGGGATTATGTTCCGCTCGAACGAAGTATCTTCGTCTAAGGGGAGGGGAAGAAAAATTTCGTTCCACCGTGTCGTGTTTGCCACGCGTGTTCAAATCGCTCGAGCGACGCCTCCGGCAATTATACTTTGATTCATTCGTTCGTTGACTTGGCCACCCAGCTGCGCCTAATTTATTCCGCATTGACCGAGTCGCGAGCGAAGTTCCGTTCTCAGAAATTCCGGCGGAAGCTGATCGGGGGAAAAAATACATAAAGACTGCTCCACGATTCTCTTTGCCACCGTGGACACGGTCGAAACGACACGCCGGTCTCTCTCGCGGAAACGTGAAACGCACGGCGATCGCCGCGTGTCTCTCTGTGTGCCAAGTATCTAGAATCTTACACAGAGGTGTGGGATCTCCTAAGCGCGTCTGGGCGCTGCGTTTTGCGTCTGGACGCGTCCAGACACAAGCGAAACACTTCTGACGAAGTCTCCAAGATCGTGAAACGCTGCGTTCGGACGCGCTCAGCAGATCCAACCCTCTACGGAAgaccgtggtaacgttttcgaaaacgTACCCGCGCGTCCGTATCGTTCCATCCCTCGACGATCCCACCGCGCGCACTTTATCACCGAGAGAATCGTCGCGGACGTGTCACGTTTTCCTCCTTTCTCCTCTTCAGTTTTCTCTTCTACCGTTTTGTTCTTCTCGAGCCCGTTCCATGGCTCCGGAGTTCGCGAAACGCCACAGAACGGTCACGATGTCGCGTGCaatcaacacacacacacaccaaatAGTCTAATGGTCTTTTGATAAGGTTGTTTAGGTGACGAATCGTTGTACAATTCTAGGCGAATAATCATTGGTAGAGACTGTGTATAGTTTCGCAGCGCGTTAtttattgctagactgcggatctcgtgCACTCGTGACGAAAATCATGCCGCGGTCGTGTTCGGAGCCGAGTTTCTCGGGTCTCTTTCTTTCGAGCAACGATTATGTATCAACCCttcgcagtcggagctattcgaactcgaaaattgaacatcTATTCCTCGCTAGAATTCTTTTCATTCTATGATTGATTAGACGCCAATATATTTAGTAATGTGACGAATATCTTCAATAATGTCGTTCAAAACTATTTTAGAAATTCCAGAAACGAGGAAGACGCATTTTTACGTGGCTCCCGTGCCCCGCGATCGATTTACAGagattttgcacgaagatccgcagtctgttgcGTCTTGCGGACGAGATCGGGCGACGTTCGATCGGTCGATATCTTCTTCATTTTCCCGGGAGGATCGCCGTAGATCGGAGCCCGGTCGTTAACGACGATCTCGATGTCCTCGATCTGGACGAATCTGCGTGCTCGCGGCGAGAATGAATTTTCTGTACAGAGAGCGGGCATTGGTATGATGGTTGACGTCCGACACTTGCCGAGAGAGTTTGTTTTTTCGCACGAGCACCCCGTTGTCTTTCGTTTCGCGGTTATCGATCGCAGCGGAATTGGTTTTCTCATTTCTCTGAACGTGAGGAGAAAGATACGCGATTTACTTCGCTAAGGGAGGACGATCACGCGAACTTTGTAGGGAAGTTCCTCGTGTGAAGGCCTATCGACCCGAAATACTCTGAAATCAGGACGCGTTCTGTCGTCGATCGTGACAGAGGATCAGTTCTTTTTTTCTAGATGAATGTTTATACTCTCTACTAATTGTTCGTTGTTTGTTTCGATCATTGTTACAGTTTGTTTGGTATATATGGattctgtatatatatatacatatatatatatatatatatatatatatatatacacgcatacatatacatgtatacatgATGATGTCCGTGTTTTGGATGTACGTGCGTGCTATCGCGTCTTGTTTGTTTGTAGATATTGTGCCCGCGCCACAGAATATTTGTACATTTGTTTCTCGTTGCATGCCTGAGTTTCGGTCCTCTGAGTGAGATCACGTGTCGGAGCTGCGATCAAATGTTTCTAAACGTTTCGAAATTGCCAAGCAGCGATTATATCTTTTCTGGTCATTCATTCCTAATCTTATCGGAGAAATTAACAACCTGCAGACACACCAAAGGAAGATAGTTTTTAGCTGAGGCTTCTCTATCGCAGCTCCAACGTGAACACACTCGCACAGCGTTCTCACACTGTCCACTTGGCAAATGAATATCGATTACCAGTCGGTGGAATGCTAGTTTTACACTTTGTCGTGTTACCTGCATGCTTTACTGTTCGAGTATTCTGCACCTTCGCAAACATCCGATCAATAATTCCTGAAAGATCGTGTTAGGTTGAGAAATATGCCAGAGCGACACCGCTGAGTTTTTAAATGAATCTTTTAGCAGGTTAATCGTCCAGTTGGAagctcatttctactgtaatgtaCTCGAATAAACCGTATTTTATTAGCATTTTAGAAAGCTGAAGATCTTTATCTGAAATGGATAGTTTACACGAAATAATATtgagaatattattttatttatctacAATTCTTATTGCTTTTAAcgtttgtaataaaaatatttctcgttTAAACCTTAtacatttattcatttttacgtGACTCATTTTAATTGGAAACGGGAAGCTTACGAAATGAACCACGACAAAGTCTGAAGCATGCGTTACACCGTTCTGTGATCGTCTTAGCATTTGTTGTCATTCGTGAGTTCGTCGATTTGGAAACGCGAGTCGTCGCGACCGAATTATGTTGTTTGTTTCGTCCTTCCTCTGTGTTTGAGCATCCTCGAGACAGGCTGACGCGTTGTATGTATAAAAGACTATTTGCACACGGTCGCGGAACGAGGTTTGCCCCCCTCCCGACGATAAATATCACCTGTAAATAGTAGATAAGGAGACCGTGAACGGTTGTGTAGatatacaaatttattcatGACTCCCGAGGATAGTACAAGTCGGTACTCCTGAATTTCTATGCCATTCGGTGTACATTTATACGTTCAGTGTACATTTAATAAGTACCTTGGTGACTAATAAACGTCTCTTATAACTGTGCCTCTGAAAAACTCCACATCGCGACGCTCGAGTTTGTGCGTCCCACCCTTTGAACCCTTCTCTGAACGATCTGGAGGATCCCCGATCCTCGAACAGTCCTACGAAATCTCATACTTCATCCATTCTACGCGCAGATTCATTCGTAGTCGGATAGAATATATTTCACACGGTATCCGGAGGATGGAGGGTGAATTTTTCGCCGAAGAGACCACGCACGCTGGGGGACGATTGCGCAACCGGTTTCTCGAAAGAGAGGGTCGATATAAATAAAGTACAATAGAATGCAGAAAATTCATTTGCCTATCTTTACCTGAAAGACGGTGGCCGTCACACTGTGACGACTTTAGGGAATGGGTTAGGCTGTGTTCACGCTGAATCAAAGTCGAGCAAGATGTTGCTCGATGTTGGAGCAGTGTGGACATAGCTCTGCAGTCGGCTGAATCGACCTCAACCGGTTTCTCGAAGGAGAGGGCCCGAGTTGATATAGACAAAATAAGTTAATTAGGCTGTGTCCACGCTGAGCCAAAGTCGAGCAAGATGTTGCTCGATGATGGTTCAGTGTGGACGTAGCTGTACAGTCGAAGAAGAGGTTTTCGATCTCTATCGGACTAGAAAGAGAAAGCGTGTCTAATTAGTAACGCATACCACATTGCAGCAGTTTATTGGGTCTCGTGTAATATTTTGGTACAACAGTGTAACAGAGTAAAATTCCTTACGATCTCCACCAAGTATATCGATCATCGTCGTCGCATAATTTAGATAAATAACGTCCGGTCCCCAGGAGGCGTGTCCTCGGCATCCTCTGGTTCTCTTGCCGAAGAGCGAAGTGACGCCCGTGGCTACGGAATTGTCGCAGCATTTCCGTATCTCCCCGCATGATAATCTCCCCGCGTGATAATCTCGATCGTCGAAC
The sequence above is drawn from the Lasioglossum baleicum chromosome 8, iyLasBale1, whole genome shotgun sequence genome and encodes:
- the Ear gene encoding ENL/AF9-related superfamily elongation complex transcription factor — encoded protein: MAIRITLQCGHSSTLRSRHTPEGYTHDWEVFVRGVENADIHHYVEKVVFQLHETFSKPKRVLKEPPFEIKESGYAGFEIPIHIYLKNKDEGTKRIEILYDLTLQTNGPAIANSVMHTEIINNPSDEFRRKLLKGGGVVVSNSESSAEKSDTKTPTMVGKPKLSGSETKKHKTVESKTSNSFAELFGTPLKPTKVSQETKKPAQPEKSSAPKPVVTAEKSEKVDKTPKLKDSPHKDSKKEKIDEKKDKKLKDQSKTKNRSKEKSKRPSSPPAKSHSSPSHKRPPSPVSLKRPASPSALPPVKRPASPKSKEKELKKPASEKEKEKNKEKEKTKDSSKSVADSSKSEKKKDKKKHKEDRDKERKDKYKEGERSASKESLKVSEKKPEKPEKPEKTEKEKSQEYKSTKDGRKSPKPPKEPEKPKEEKLPKVEKPEKTEKSEKPKDGKSEKDRQKHKHRKRDKKDKRDSSKERDKKEKRERIKTSSEKQNHVPNAPAANPLMALLSEMPERDSSDSAPSVDDDSFSETKPVIKKEPENMTVSEPTEMPKPMSPAMPTEIKKEKVDRSKRDKPKGKAEEKEIRKRKRRSESKGDDEHVVKREKDHRGHSSSPPLEPVSSSQSPVAVDQDQVHIAKEKEDRAAAEQAAEKNVEAEAEQVAPDSTNSTLVDSEIGEPPVFSEDYVSQLKDLQQKIMTLQDNQELQRVVQVIAETGQYEITKKTFDFDLCALDRRTVQRLQQFFAS